The proteins below come from a single Ruegeria sp. SCSIO 43209 genomic window:
- a CDS encoding imelysin family protein, with product MRSLTFAAALLVPLGAFAQDRAPILMDVTETHILPRFAELADATGALSTTAQTDCESESDDLRADYATAFDSWISASHLRFGPSEADDRAFALAFWPDTKGFTPKTLSRHIASEDTAVDDPDAFAETSIAGRGFFALERMLFDPAMTEQGSADYRCALIRAITTDINRNAVAINADWQSYAPRLTQPGDNSPYRSGDEAMQELFKALTTGLEFTADTRIGRPLGTFERPRPNRAEARRSKRSLHHVTLSLIALRDLAARLSFDHPEIAADLDAGFARAIDRAQSLDDPALAGVATPQGRVRIEALQQSINDIREIAATELGPTLGISAGFNSLDGD from the coding sequence ATGCGTAGCCTTACTTTCGCCGCCGCCCTGCTGGTGCCCTTGGGCGCCTTTGCTCAGGATCGTGCTCCGATTTTGATGGATGTGACCGAAACGCATATTCTACCGCGCTTTGCAGAGCTGGCTGACGCAACCGGTGCTTTGTCGACCACAGCCCAAACAGATTGCGAATCGGAGTCAGACGACCTGCGCGCTGATTACGCCACGGCATTCGATAGCTGGATTTCGGCCAGCCATTTACGTTTTGGGCCGTCCGAGGCTGACGATCGCGCTTTTGCACTGGCTTTCTGGCCAGATACCAAAGGATTCACGCCCAAAACCCTGTCCCGACACATCGCCAGTGAAGACACTGCCGTCGACGACCCTGATGCCTTTGCCGAAACCTCAATCGCCGGGCGCGGCTTTTTTGCATTGGAACGAATGCTCTTTGATCCAGCGATGACAGAACAAGGAAGCGCCGACTATCGTTGCGCGCTTATCCGCGCCATCACCACTGATATCAACCGAAATGCCGTCGCGATCAACGCGGACTGGCAAAGCTACGCACCACGACTGACGCAGCCGGGGGACAACAGCCCCTATCGCTCGGGCGATGAGGCAATGCAGGAGCTGTTCAAGGCGCTTACAACGGGGCTAGAGTTCACAGCCGACACACGCATTGGACGCCCTTTAGGAACGTTCGAGCGTCCGCGCCCGAACCGTGCTGAAGCGCGGCGGTCCAAGCGGTCGTTGCATCATGTCACGCTGTCTCTGATCGCCCTGCGTGACTTGGCCGCCCGTCTGTCCTTTGACCACCCCGAGATTGCTGCAGATCTGGATGCCGGTTTCGCGCGGGCCATCGACCGGGCTCAATCACTGGACGACCCCGCCCTCGCCGGTGTTGCGACACCGCAAGGTCGCGTCCGCATCGAAGCGCTGCAGCAATCGATCAACGACATTCGCGAGATCGCCGCGACCGAGCTTGGCCCGACGCTCGGCATCAGCGCCGGATTCAACTCACTGGATGGGGATTGA
- a CDS encoding DUF1513 domain-containing protein: MTNRREFLAGLGAASLASVPGWASVGAPRYLAAALFPDGSYRLSGLDNSGAVLFAIPLPARGHAAAAHPFKAQAVAFARRPGTFAIAIDCTDGSVLKRLEAPNGRHFYGHGAFSADGTQFFTTENDYEAAEGVVGVWDAISFARLGEFSSGGIGPHDMRLLPGGDILVIANGGIETHPDSGRTKLNLPTMQPNLSYLDISGSILEQVELPRALHKNSIRHLAVRDDGLVGFAMQWQGSQTKYPALLGLHRRGEKPRLLSAPETQQRELQGYAGSIAFSTDGQSVAITCPRGDALHRFDVNSGAFIEALVFEDVCGLGAGKAGLAFTTGTGAFGTLTTTGAEITARSDCQWDNHLIPIRTYG, encoded by the coding sequence TTGACGAACCGCCGCGAATTTCTTGCAGGCCTTGGTGCCGCCAGTCTTGCTTCGGTGCCGGGCTGGGCGTCCGTCGGCGCGCCCCGCTATCTGGCCGCTGCCTTATTCCCAGATGGTAGCTACCGCCTGTCCGGCCTGGATAACTCGGGCGCAGTTTTGTTCGCTATACCGCTACCCGCGCGCGGGCACGCCGCCGCGGCCCATCCGTTCAAAGCCCAAGCGGTCGCCTTTGCCCGCCGCCCCGGGACCTTTGCAATTGCAATTGATTGTACAGATGGTTCTGTCCTAAAGCGGCTGGAGGCACCCAATGGCCGCCACTTCTACGGGCATGGTGCATTCTCGGCTGATGGAACACAGTTTTTCACAACCGAAAACGACTATGAGGCCGCAGAAGGTGTGGTTGGCGTCTGGGACGCGATCAGCTTCGCACGGCTGGGAGAGTTCTCGTCAGGCGGGATAGGCCCCCACGACATGCGCTTGCTGCCCGGTGGCGACATACTGGTCATCGCCAATGGCGGCATCGAGACACACCCCGACAGCGGTCGGACCAAGCTAAATCTGCCAACGATGCAGCCCAACCTGAGCTATCTCGACATTTCGGGTTCGATATTGGAGCAAGTAGAGCTACCCCGCGCGCTGCACAAAAACTCGATCCGCCATCTTGCGGTGCGTGACGATGGTCTAGTGGGTTTTGCAATGCAATGGCAAGGCAGCCAGACCAAGTACCCTGCCCTTCTGGGGCTTCACCGAAGGGGCGAAAAGCCTCGCCTTTTGTCAGCGCCCGAAACGCAGCAAAGAGAGTTGCAAGGGTATGCTGGCAGCATTGCCTTTTCCACCGATGGCCAATCGGTTGCGATCACCTGTCCGCGAGGCGATGCATTGCACCGTTTCGACGTAAATAGCGGAGCATTCATCGAAGCTTTAGTGTTCGAAGATGTTTGCGGTTTAGGCGCCGGCAAGGCTGGGTTGGCGTTTACCACCGGAACCGGTGCATTTGGCACTCTGACGACCACCGGCGCCGAAATCACCGCGCGGTCGGATTGCCAGTGGGACAACCACCTGATCCCGATCCGTACATACGGCTAG
- the speA gene encoding biosynthetic arginine decarboxylase, with translation MKQTPDAPHSIYGVEKWGHGLIEVTERGEIALRNPMAPEAEAISLPGILSDLDDRGIKAPMVLRVASYLEHEIAHLNESFAEAIARVNYKGHYRGVFPIKVNQQAQVVDRIVEFGKKYNYGLEAGSKPELVVALAHRLAPEALIVCNGVKDAEFIQLAILSRKIGFNTVIVLESPKEANTVIEVYNQLGIEPLIGVRVKLTNQISGKWEESSGDRSAFGMNTDQLVATVDKLKSAGLLHCLKLQHSHLGSQVQDVNDVRRAVGEACRYYTELSREGVPLSYLDLGGGMGVDYTGEKKAAENSINYTVEEYCANVVETVAYAMDEAEIDHPTLITESGRAVVATSSMLVFNVLESTLYDAPNGPMAEPDDHHMVSDLAAVHGYLSKDRLQECWNDATFYRNELRALFRRGYVDLRQMARAERIYLSLMARLKALAASDDLDTEVDDQLEKVADIYHCNFSLFQSLPDVWAIDQLHPIVPLQSLNETPDRRAVLSDITCDSDGKIDRFILADGVSPSLPVHSLPEEGEYFMGVFFVGAYQETLGDLHNLFGDTNVVTIDLRTDGGFDLLHEQEGDTISQVLSYVEFDPQDCVAAFRKMVDEAISTGTLQAKDRKTLMSAYRDSINGYTYYE, from the coding sequence TTGAAACAGACGCCCGACGCACCGCATTCCATCTACGGGGTTGAGAAATGGGGCCATGGCCTCATTGAGGTGACAGAAAGGGGCGAGATAGCTCTGCGCAATCCGATGGCCCCCGAGGCCGAGGCAATCAGCCTGCCGGGTATCCTCAGCGATCTGGACGACCGGGGGATCAAAGCCCCGATGGTCTTGCGTGTTGCGTCTTATCTAGAGCATGAAATCGCGCACCTGAACGAGAGCTTTGCCGAGGCAATCGCGCGCGTAAACTATAAGGGCCACTATCGCGGTGTCTTTCCGATCAAGGTGAACCAACAGGCGCAGGTGGTCGACCGGATCGTCGAGTTCGGCAAGAAATACAATTATGGCCTTGAAGCAGGATCAAAACCCGAACTGGTGGTGGCCCTGGCCCATCGCCTGGCCCCCGAAGCGCTGATCGTCTGCAATGGCGTCAAGGATGCTGAATTCATCCAATTGGCGATCCTGTCTCGCAAGATCGGGTTCAACACCGTCATCGTGCTGGAAAGCCCAAAAGAGGCCAATACCGTCATCGAGGTCTATAACCAACTGGGGATCGAGCCCCTGATAGGCGTTCGGGTCAAATTGACCAATCAGATCAGCGGCAAATGGGAAGAAAGTTCGGGCGACCGTTCCGCCTTTGGAATGAACACCGACCAGCTTGTTGCCACCGTGGACAAGCTTAAATCGGCGGGATTGCTGCACTGCCTCAAGCTGCAACATTCGCATCTGGGTTCACAGGTGCAAGACGTTAACGATGTGCGCCGCGCTGTTGGCGAGGCATGCCGGTATTACACCGAACTCTCGCGTGAAGGCGTACCACTCAGCTATCTGGATCTCGGCGGCGGCATGGGGGTGGATTACACGGGCGAAAAAAAGGCCGCGGAAAACTCGATCAACTACACGGTCGAGGAATATTGCGCCAACGTAGTCGAAACCGTGGCCTACGCCATGGACGAGGCAGAAATCGATCATCCCACGCTTATCACCGAAAGCGGTCGTGCGGTTGTTGCGACGTCGTCCATGCTGGTCTTCAACGTGTTGGAAAGCACACTCTACGACGCCCCGAACGGACCAATGGCCGAGCCCGATGACCACCACATGGTTTCCGACCTCGCCGCAGTACACGGCTATCTCAGCAAGGATCGGCTGCAGGAATGCTGGAACGACGCAACTTTCTATCGCAATGAATTGCGCGCGCTTTTCAGACGCGGGTATGTCGACCTGCGCCAGATGGCCCGGGCCGAGCGCATCTACCTGTCCCTTATGGCCCGGCTCAAGGCCTTGGCGGCAAGTGATGATCTGGACACGGAAGTGGATGACCAGCTTGAGAAGGTCGCAGACATCTACCATTGCAACTTCTCGCTGTTCCAATCCCTCCCCGATGTCTGGGCCATCGACCAATTACACCCGATCGTGCCGCTGCAAAGCTTGAATGAAACACCAGACCGACGCGCGGTCCTGTCCGACATCACCTGCGACAGCGACGGAAAGATCGACCGTTTCATACTGGCCGACGGCGTGTCCCCCAGCCTGCCAGTGCATTCGCTGCCCGAAGAAGGCGAGTATTTCATGGGCGTCTTCTTCGTTGGCGCCTATCAGGAAACACTTGGCGACCTGCACAATCTGTTCGGCGACACCAATGTAGTCACCATCGACCTGCGAACCGACGGTGGCTTCGACTTGCTGCATGAACAAGAGGGCGACACAATTTCTCAAGTCTTGTCTTATGTGGAATTCGACCCGCAAGACTGTGTCGCCGCGTTCCGCAAAATGGTGGACGAGGCGATTTCGACCGGTACTCTGCAAGCCAAGGACCGAAAAACCCTGATGAGCGCCTATCGCGACTCGATCAACGGCTACACCTATTACGAATAA
- a CDS encoding saccharopine dehydrogenase family protein, with protein MGKTLVVGAGGVSHAAVHKMAMNSDIFTEITLASRTKSKCDAIAAAVKDRVGVDIATAELDAYKVEDTVKLIKETGAEILVNLALPYQDLVLMDACLEAGIHYLDTANYEPEDEAKFEYHWQWAYQERFKEAGLTAILGSGFDPGVTSVFAKWLKKHKLDTIRQIDVLDANGGSNDQEFATNFNPEINLREVLAEVRHWENGAWQHSPAMTHKVEFDFPAIGPKNMYLMYHEELESLSTHFPEIERARFWMTFGDAYITHAKVLENVGMTRIDPVMHDGKKIIPIQFLKTLLPDPGNLGAETKGKACIGDIATGQAKDGSGEKTYYIYNICDHEECYAEVGSQAVSYTTGVPAMIGAAQVLKGNWTQPGVWNMEQLDPDDFMDMLNEHGLPWQVHELDGPVDF; from the coding sequence ATGGGCAAAACACTGGTTGTCGGCGCGGGCGGCGTGTCCCACGCAGCCGTGCACAAAATGGCGATGAATTCGGACATCTTTACCGAGATAACGCTCGCCAGCCGAACCAAGTCAAAATGCGATGCCATCGCAGCGGCCGTTAAGGACCGCGTCGGTGTGGACATCGCGACTGCCGAGTTGGACGCCTACAAGGTTGAAGACACAGTCAAACTGATCAAAGAAACGGGTGCAGAAATCCTCGTAAACCTAGCCCTGCCGTATCAGGATCTGGTTCTGATGGACGCGTGTCTTGAGGCCGGCATCCACTATCTCGACACCGCGAACTATGAGCCCGAGGACGAGGCCAAGTTCGAATACCACTGGCAATGGGCCTATCAAGAGCGGTTCAAAGAGGCTGGTTTGACTGCCATCCTCGGCTCGGGCTTCGATCCGGGTGTGACCAGCGTCTTCGCCAAATGGCTGAAGAAGCACAAGTTGGATACGATCCGTCAGATCGATGTGCTGGACGCGAATGGCGGCAGCAACGATCAAGAATTCGCCACCAACTTCAACCCGGAAATCAACCTGCGCGAAGTGCTGGCCGAGGTGCGCCATTGGGAAAACGGCGCATGGCAGCACAGCCCGGCGATGACCCACAAGGTCGAGTTCGACTTCCCCGCCATCGGCCCCAAGAACATGTACCTGATGTATCACGAGGAACTGGAGTCGCTCAGCACCCATTTCCCCGAGATCGAGCGCGCGCGCTTCTGGATGACCTTCGGCGACGCCTACATCACCCACGCCAAGGTGCTGGAAAACGTCGGTATGACTCGCATTGACCCGGTGATGCATGACGGCAAGAAGATCATCCCGATTCAGTTCCTGAAAACCCTGCTGCCCGATCCCGGCAATCTGGGCGCGGAGACCAAGGGCAAAGCCTGCATCGGTGACATCGCCACAGGTCAGGCCAAGGACGGCTCGGGCGAAAAGACCTATTATATCTACAACATCTGCGATCACGAGGAATGCTATGCCGAGGTCGGCAGCCAAGCCGTCAGCTATACCACCGGCGTCCCCGCCATGATCGGTGCGGCGCAGGTGCTGAAAGGCAACTGGACCCAGCCGGGCGTGTGGAACATGGAACAGCTCGACCCGGACGACTTCATGGACATGCTGAACGAACATGGTTTGCCATGGCAGGTCCACGAACTCGACGGCCCCGTCGATTTCTGA
- the nspC gene encoding carboxynorspermidine decarboxylase, whose translation MSDMMTTQAGDAGAFRNFDFNRVPTPCFVVDEKAVERNLTILSEIGTCSGAHVLSALKAFSMFSLAPLVRRHLGGTCASGIYEARLGREEYGGEVATFCAGYKDADMDEILSLSDHIIFNSPAQKDRFLAKAQAAGVQVGLRINPEHSEGEIPKYDPCAPCSRLGTPVSQLTAETMSGVDGLHMHTLCEQGFEPLQRTWDAVEPKLKPYLGQLKWLNFGGGHHITRDDYDRDGLVAFIKSIRETHGIDVYLEPGEAVALDAGILVGEILDLPTNGMTLAITDISATCHMPDVIEAPYRPALMDEAEAGHTYRLGGPSCLAGDVIGDYTWDKPLEIGQRFAFLDQAHYSMVKTNTFNGVPLPTIALWNSETDELKIIKQFGYDDFKGRLS comes from the coding sequence TTGTCCGACATGATGACCACCCAAGCTGGAGATGCCGGAGCTTTCCGCAATTTCGACTTCAACCGCGTGCCCACCCCTTGCTTCGTGGTCGATGAGAAAGCCGTTGAGCGCAACCTGACCATCCTCTCCGAGATCGGCACCTGCTCCGGCGCACATGTCCTGAGCGCGCTCAAGGCGTTTTCCATGTTCTCGCTGGCCCCACTGGTGCGCCGACACCTTGGCGGCACCTGCGCGTCCGGCATCTATGAGGCGCGGCTGGGGCGCGAGGAATATGGCGGCGAGGTCGCAACCTTCTGCGCCGGATATAAAGACGCGGACATGGACGAAATCCTGTCGCTATCGGACCACATCATCTTCAACTCACCCGCGCAAAAGGACCGCTTTCTGGCAAAAGCCCAAGCCGCCGGCGTACAGGTCGGTCTGCGTATCAATCCGGAACATTCCGAAGGCGAAATCCCCAAATACGACCCTTGCGCGCCCTGCTCGCGTCTGGGCACGCCGGTCAGCCAATTGACCGCCGAGACTATGAGTGGCGTGGACGGGCTGCACATGCACACGCTCTGCGAACAGGGGTTCGAGCCGTTGCAGCGGACTTGGGACGCGGTTGAGCCAAAACTCAAACCGTACCTTGGCCAACTCAAATGGCTGAACTTCGGCGGCGGGCATCATATCACCCGTGATGACTATGACCGCGACGGGCTGGTCGCCTTCATCAAATCCATCCGTGAGACACACGGTATCGACGTCTATCTGGAACCCGGTGAGGCGGTGGCCCTGGATGCGGGCATTCTGGTTGGCGAAATCCTCGACTTGCCGACCAACGGTATGACCCTTGCGATCACCGATATCTCGGCCACCTGCCATATGCCGGACGTCATCGAAGCCCCCTATCGCCCCGCCCTCATGGATGAGGCCGAGGCAGGCCATACCTATCGCCTGGGCGGCCCGTCCTGTCTGGCGGGCGACGTGATCGGTGACTACACTTGGGACAAGCCACTGGAAATCGGCCAACGCTTTGCCTTCCTCGATCAGGCGCATTACTCGATGGTCAAAACCAACACCTTCAACGGAGTTCCGCTACCGACTATAGCGCTGTGGAACAGCGAAACGGACGAACTGAAAATCATCAAACAGTTCGGCTATGACGACTTTAAAGGCCGCCTCTCATGA
- the speB gene encoding agmatinase, with translation MSIFLDSELSASERTEDARFRVIPVPLERTVSYGAGTAKGPDAIIEASNELERITGHAEPCVEGILTEEPVDCDAALSEIMERLAQRTEAAVRAGKIPVTLGGEHSLSYGAVLGVARALNQPIGIVQIDAHADLRNAYQGENHSHASVMHLLAEEGIRLAQFGVRAFSTEEAQSRLRNHVFHVDAEELVTGNIHSVDLPKDFPELVYVSFDVDGLDPAIMPATGTPVPGGLGYYQALRLVEHALKGRKCVGFDVVELAPNGNAAWDFTAAQIVYRLMAAC, from the coding sequence ATGAGTATTTTCCTCGACAGTGAACTGTCCGCATCCGAGCGCACCGAGGACGCGCGGTTCCGTGTGATCCCTGTGCCGCTGGAACGCACCGTATCTTACGGGGCGGGCACCGCCAAAGGCCCGGACGCAATTATCGAAGCCAGTAATGAACTGGAACGCATCACTGGCCACGCCGAGCCCTGCGTCGAGGGGATCTTGACCGAAGAACCCGTTGACTGCGATGCAGCGTTGTCAGAGATAATGGAACGCCTAGCCCAACGCACGGAAGCGGCCGTTCGCGCCGGCAAAATCCCGGTGACGCTAGGTGGAGAGCATTCACTTAGCTACGGCGCAGTGTTGGGTGTTGCCCGCGCTCTAAACCAACCGATTGGTATCGTGCAGATCGACGCCCATGCTGATCTGCGCAACGCCTATCAGGGCGAGAATCATTCTCACGCCTCAGTCATGCATCTTCTTGCCGAAGAAGGTATCCGTCTGGCGCAATTCGGCGTTCGCGCCTTTTCGACCGAAGAAGCCCAAAGCCGCCTGAGAAACCACGTGTTTCATGTGGACGCCGAAGAACTGGTTACCGGCAACATCCACTCGGTTGATCTGCCCAAGGATTTTCCCGAACTGGTGTACGTCAGCTTTGACGTTGATGGGCTGGACCCGGCAATCATGCCCGCCACTGGAACACCCGTCCCAGGCGGGCTGGGATATTATCAAGCACTGCGCCTGGTGGAACACGCCCTGAAGGGCCGAAAATGTGTGGGTTTCGACGTCGTCGAACTGGCCCCGAACGGCAATGCCGCCTGGGATTTTACCGCCGCCCAGATCGTCTATCGCCTGATGGCCGCCTGTTAA